One window of the Microvirga mediterraneensis genome contains the following:
- a CDS encoding DUF4142 domain-containing protein produces MSRSLVIAGLMAAISLPALAQQQNQAITQPATPQPAETQANPALGQNAQQRQQRTQQGGAPQDTQTPMRQGQASAPASMGQQQSQADRQYIQQMLALSTVSLQQSNFAHGKAQNPRVKQFADFEIAEQNLLTDIMHSFADPNATASTTQGAQQSAATAPELPQKDAQAMERLSKAQAGAAFDKDYVALQIEGHQELLKLQENQLQQAAGNREMMNLAKLARGQIKEHLALLQDMQKELGR; encoded by the coding sequence ATGTCACGCAGCCTCGTGATCGCAGGCCTCATGGCCGCAATCAGCCTTCCCGCCCTCGCCCAGCAGCAGAACCAGGCTATCACGCAGCCCGCCACGCCGCAGCCCGCCGAAACACAGGCCAACCCGGCTCTCGGCCAGAATGCCCAACAGCGCCAGCAGCGCACGCAGCAGGGCGGCGCTCCGCAGGATACGCAAACGCCCATGCGCCAGGGGCAGGCGAGCGCACCGGCGTCCATGGGCCAGCAGCAATCGCAGGCCGACCGCCAGTACATCCAGCAGATGCTGGCACTGAGCACCGTCTCGCTGCAGCAATCGAACTTCGCCCACGGCAAGGCTCAGAACCCGCGCGTCAAGCAATTCGCGGATTTCGAGATCGCCGAGCAGAACCTGCTCACCGACATCATGCACTCCTTCGCCGATCCGAACGCAACCGCTTCGACCACGCAGGGCGCGCAGCAATCCGCCGCGACGGCGCCCGAGCTGCCGCAGAAGGACGCGCAGGCCATGGAACGTCTGTCGAAGGCACAGGCAGGCGCGGCGTTCGACAAGGATTATGTCGCGCTGCAGATCGAGGGACATCAGGAGCTGCTGAAGCTTCAGGAAAATCAGCTCCAGCAGGCCGCCGGCAACCGCGAGATGATGAACCTCGCCAAGCTCGCCCGCGGCCAGATCAAAGAGCATCTGGCGCTGCTGCAGGACATGCAGAAAGAGCTCGGCCGCTAA
- a CDS encoding S1C family serine protease, which translates to MQDRATRIVMLVIAVLLAIFVLQPYVTGYLFSAREPRPVAARGDLSDYERSTIRVFETVAPSVVQVVALSGRGPAAGQPAGSGTGFIWDAAGHVVTNHHVVENGASFVVRLASGEVLPADVVGRAPNYDLAVLRVQRQGGLPAPVPVGSSADLKVGQTAYAIGNPFGLDQSLTTGIISALKRRLPTSGGREVADVIQTDAAINPGNSGGPLLDSAGRLIGVNTAIFSPSGTNAGIGFAIPVDVVNRVVPELIRNGRVPTPGIGILAGDETLAAQLGVNGVIVADVVPGSPADKAGLRGVDLRAGIIGDVIVGVEGDPVRHLSDLTDRLERTGVGNTVSLTILRNNQRQNVDVAIVDVGEQTPRGRRP; encoded by the coding sequence ATGCAGGACCGGGCAACACGAATCGTCATGCTGGTGATCGCGGTGCTGCTCGCGATCTTCGTGCTGCAGCCCTACGTGACAGGCTATCTGTTTTCAGCCCGCGAGCCGCGTCCCGTCGCGGCCCGTGGGGATCTGTCGGACTACGAACGGTCCACGATCCGCGTCTTCGAGACCGTCGCTCCCTCGGTTGTCCAGGTGGTCGCCCTGTCGGGACGAGGACCCGCGGCCGGGCAGCCCGCCGGGTCGGGCACCGGCTTCATCTGGGATGCGGCCGGCCATGTGGTCACGAACCACCACGTGGTCGAGAACGGCGCGTCCTTCGTGGTGCGCCTCGCGTCGGGCGAAGTGCTGCCGGCCGACGTGGTCGGTCGCGCGCCGAATTACGATCTCGCCGTGCTGAGGGTCCAGCGCCAGGGCGGATTGCCGGCGCCGGTTCCGGTCGGAAGCTCGGCCGATCTGAAAGTGGGACAGACCGCTTACGCCATCGGCAACCCGTTCGGCCTGGACCAGTCGCTCACGACCGGCATCATCAGCGCCCTCAAGCGCCGCCTGCCCACCAGCGGCGGCCGCGAGGTCGCGGACGTGATCCAGACCGACGCGGCCATCAATCCCGGCAATTCGGGCGGTCCGCTGCTGGACTCGGCGGGTCGTCTCATCGGTGTCAACACGGCGATCTTCTCACCCTCCGGCACCAATGCGGGCATCGGCTTCGCCATTCCCGTCGACGTGGTCAACCGGGTGGTGCCGGAACTCATCCGCAACGGACGCGTGCCGACGCCGGGGATCGGAATCCTGGCGGGCGACGAGACGCTCGCGGCGCAGCTCGGCGTGAACGGGGTGATCGTGGCGGATGTCGTGCCGGGCTCTCCCGCGGACAAGGCCGGATTGCGCGGCGTCGATCTCCGCGCCGGCATCATCGGCGATGTGATCGTGGGGGTCGAAGGCGATCCCGTGCGGCACCTTTCGGATCTGACGGACCGGCTGGAGCGGACCGGTGTCGGAAACACCGTCTCCCTTACGATCCTCCGGAACAACCAGAGGCAGAATGTCGACGTGGCCATCGTGGATGTGGGCGAACAGACACCACGCGGGCGCAGGCCATAA
- the hpf gene encoding ribosome hibernation-promoting factor, HPF/YfiA family yields the protein MKPDSTEPNILVQSSAVDLGDAFPEYAKTNVNQVAGKYFGHLSAASVYVTREGITYRCTVNMQMGALKMMTGEAKNKDLYAAFRAALQKTAKQLRRTKRELREDKAARTDKDMLLREGTAPRRTQRRSEEVAPPANDEGDYRVAAE from the coding sequence ATGAAACCTGACAGCACCGAACCTAACATCCTGGTGCAAAGCTCGGCAGTCGACCTGGGCGATGCGTTTCCCGAATATGCGAAGACCAACGTCAATCAGGTTGCCGGAAAATATTTCGGCCATCTGAGCGCGGCATCGGTCTACGTCACGCGGGAGGGCATTACCTATCGCTGCACCGTGAACATGCAGATGGGCGCGCTCAAGATGATGACGGGCGAGGCCAAGAACAAGGATCTCTACGCTGCCTTCCGGGCCGCGTTGCAGAAGACGGCCAAGCAGCTTCGCCGTACCAAGCGCGAGCTGCGCGAGGACAAGGCCGCGCGCACGGACAAGGACATGCTCCTGCGTGAGGGAACTGCGCCGCGTCGCACGCAGAGGCGCAGCGAAGAGGTCGCTCCGCCGGCCAACGACGAGGGCGACTACCGCGTCGCCGCTGAATAA
- a CDS encoding EAL domain-containing protein, which yields MLTVYDCIVSEHDLRLVALAALVCALASLTGINLLHHARRMDGRGRLAWLTIAAASTGFGIWSTHFIAMLAFSPSLPTAYNVTLTIISLIAAVMLTGIGLGTALLSGVALASWIGGAIVGGGIAVMHYTGMAAFEVSGTIAWDPALVAASILLGGLLGAAALAMALGQSSRGGILLGALLLTLAICSHHFTAMGAVSITPDPSIALSPSSIHTEWLASGVAFVSLSILLLAVVALSLDIRERRRASLEMQRMRDLTDAAVEGLVLCDGGSIVTVNQSFARLTGLTSEQIAGQSLADWIPDSAKRDKLFGWPGQAVEADLRKADGTLVPVELIARQITYNGAPHNVVAFRDLRDRRDAEARIRYLAHHDPLTGLGNRASFDHRLDREIRLHRRTKRQMALLCLDLDGFKDVNDLYGHATGDQVLQDIAKHLSSALVDGQMFARLGGDEFAIIAPHVTDPTQVGQLADALLKGLKWDEEGVPVGLVSVSIGIALYPSDGKDRTELLSSADAALYRAKTEGKGTYRFFEASMGAQIRERRSIEHDLRSAIANNELGLAYQPQAQVDTGEVNGFEVLLRWKHPTRGDVSPALFIPIAEESGLILKIGEWVMREACREAASWKRPLTVAVNVSALQLTSDGFVEFVQATLEQTNLPAKRLEIEITETALIRDPNRALVSLQRLKEIGVNIAMDDFGTGYSSLSNLRAFPFDKIKIDRSFIQAVHANPQAAAIVRAVLGLGRGLGLPVIAEGVETSEELRFLGLEGCTEAQGYLFGRPAPIMEFMQLISDNIMVLPKPLIRAVGD from the coding sequence ATGCTGACCGTCTACGATTGCATCGTCTCCGAACACGATCTCCGGCTCGTCGCCCTGGCGGCCCTGGTCTGCGCGCTGGCGTCGCTGACGGGGATCAACCTGCTTCATCACGCGCGCCGCATGGACGGCCGCGGACGCCTCGCCTGGCTGACCATCGCGGCTGCCTCGACAGGCTTCGGAATCTGGTCCACGCACTTCATCGCGATGCTGGCCTTCTCCCCGTCCCTGCCGACGGCCTACAACGTCACGCTGACGATCATCTCCCTGATCGCCGCCGTGATGCTGACAGGCATCGGCCTTGGCACGGCGCTGCTGTCGGGTGTTGCTCTCGCGTCCTGGATCGGTGGCGCCATCGTCGGCGGCGGCATCGCCGTGATGCACTATACCGGCATGGCCGCCTTCGAGGTTTCCGGCACCATCGCCTGGGATCCTGCGCTCGTGGCAGCCTCGATCCTGCTGGGAGGCCTTCTCGGCGCGGCCGCCCTCGCGATGGCGCTCGGCCAATCGTCGCGTGGGGGCATTCTCCTCGGCGCGCTGCTGCTCACCCTGGCAATCTGCAGCCACCATTTCACCGCCATGGGGGCGGTCAGCATCACGCCCGATCCCAGCATCGCGCTCTCTCCTTCCTCCATCCATACCGAATGGCTCGCCAGCGGCGTGGCCTTCGTCAGCCTGTCGATTCTGCTGCTCGCCGTCGTCGCCCTGAGCCTCGACATCCGGGAGCGCCGTCGCGCCTCCCTGGAGATGCAGCGCATGCGCGATCTCACGGACGCGGCGGTGGAGGGCCTCGTCCTCTGCGACGGCGGTTCCATCGTGACGGTCAACCAGAGCTTCGCGCGCCTGACCGGTCTCACATCCGAGCAGATCGCCGGCCAGTCCCTGGCCGATTGGATCCCCGACAGCGCCAAGCGGGACAAGCTGTTCGGGTGGCCGGGACAGGCCGTCGAAGCCGACCTGCGGAAAGCGGACGGCACCCTCGTTCCCGTCGAGCTGATCGCCCGGCAGATCACCTACAACGGCGCTCCCCACAACGTGGTCGCGTTCCGTGACCTTCGCGATCGCCGGGATGCGGAAGCCAGGATCCGCTATCTGGCTCACCACGACCCGCTCACTGGCCTCGGCAACCGCGCGAGCTTCGATCACCGCCTCGACCGCGAGATCCGCCTGCACCGGAGAACCAAGCGGCAGATGGCGCTGCTTTGCCTCGACCTCGACGGCTTCAAGGACGTCAACGACCTCTATGGCCACGCCACCGGCGATCAGGTGCTCCAGGACATCGCGAAGCATCTCTCCTCCGCCCTCGTCGACGGGCAGATGTTCGCTCGGCTCGGCGGAGACGAATTCGCCATCATCGCGCCGCATGTGACGGATCCGACCCAGGTGGGCCAACTCGCCGACGCGCTTCTCAAAGGCCTCAAATGGGATGAGGAAGGTGTTCCGGTCGGCCTCGTCTCGGTGAGCATCGGCATCGCGCTCTATCCGTCCGACGGAAAGGACCGCACGGAGCTCCTCTCCAGTGCCGACGCCGCCCTGTACCGGGCTAAGACCGAGGGCAAGGGCACCTATCGGTTCTTCGAGGCGTCCATGGGCGCACAGATCCGGGAGCGCCGCAGCATCGAGCACGATTTGCGCAGCGCCATCGCCAACAACGAACTGGGTCTCGCCTATCAGCCGCAGGCGCAGGTCGATACGGGCGAGGTCAACGGGTTCGAGGTCCTGCTGCGCTGGAAACACCCGACGCGGGGCGATGTCTCGCCTGCCCTCTTTATTCCGATCGCGGAAGAGAGCGGGCTGATCCTGAAGATCGGCGAATGGGTGATGCGGGAGGCCTGCAGGGAAGCCGCGAGCTGGAAGCGGCCGCTAACGGTCGCGGTGAATGTCTCGGCGCTGCAGCTGACCAGCGACGGCTTCGTCGAGTTCGTGCAGGCCACCTTGGAGCAGACGAACCTGCCGGCGAAGCGGCTCGAGATCGAGATCACCGAGACGGCCCTGATCCGCGATCCCAACCGAGCGCTCGTCTCCCTCCAGAGACTGAAGGAGATCGGCGTCAACATCGCCATGGACGATTTCGGCACGGGCTATTCCTCGCTCTCGAACCTGCGCGCCTTCCCGTTCGACAAGATCAAGATCGACCGATCCTTCATCCAGGCGGTTCATGCGAACCCGCAGGCGGCGGCCATCGTACGCGCCGTGCTCGGGCTCGGGCGGGGCCTGGGCCTTCCTGTCATTGCCGAGGGCGTGGAGACCTCCGAGGAGCTGCGTTTCCTCGGGCTCGAGGGCTGCACGGAGGCGCAGGGCTACCTGTTCGGCCGCCCGGCGCCCATCATGGAATTCATGCAGCTGATCTCCGACAACATCATGGTGCTGCCGAAGCCTCTCATTCGGGCGGTCGGGGATTGA
- a CDS encoding SDR family NAD(P)-dependent oxidoreductase, which yields MDKPLHNRVAVVTGASRGIGRAAALALAEAGAHVIALARTQGALESLDDEIRAKGASATLVPVNLKDFDALDRLGAAIHERWGKLDILLGNAGQLGELAPITHIDQPVWDEVMAVNVTANYRLIRSLDPLLRASDAGRAIFITSGAAHKHKAYWGVYSVSKAALEALVRTYAAETATTPVRAMLLNPGPLRTAMRRTAMPGEDPLTLKTPEDLAPHIVKLALPSWSETGKIYDFTQDGKIIEPQMPA from the coding sequence ATGGACAAGCCTCTTCACAACCGCGTCGCGGTCGTCACCGGCGCTTCGCGCGGCATCGGCCGCGCGGCGGCCCTCGCCCTCGCCGAAGCCGGCGCGCATGTCATCGCGCTCGCCCGGACGCAGGGCGCCCTCGAATCCCTCGATGACGAGATCCGCGCCAAGGGTGCCTCGGCCACCCTCGTGCCGGTGAACCTGAAGGATTTCGACGCCCTCGACCGCCTGGGGGCCGCGATCCACGAGCGCTGGGGCAAGCTCGACATCCTGCTCGGCAATGCGGGCCAGCTCGGCGAGCTCGCCCCGATCACCCATATCGACCAGCCCGTCTGGGACGAGGTGATGGCCGTGAACGTGACGGCGAATTATCGCCTGATCCGTTCCCTCGATCCGCTGCTGCGCGCCTCGGATGCGGGCCGCGCGATTTTCATCACGTCCGGGGCCGCCCACAAGCACAAAGCCTATTGGGGCGTCTATTCCGTGTCGAAGGCCGCCCTCGAGGCCCTGGTGCGCACCTATGCCGCCGAGACGGCGACGACGCCGGTCAGGGCCATGCTGCTCAATCCCGGCCCGCTCCGCACCGCCATGCGCCGCACGGCGATGCCCGGCGAGGATCCGCTGACGCTGAAGACGCCCGAGGACCTTGCCCCTCACATCGTGAAGCTCGCCCTTCCTTCCTGGAGCGAGACCGGCAAGATCTACGATTTCACGCAAGACGGAAAGATCATCGAGCCGCAGATGCCGGCTTGA
- the purF gene encoding amidophosphoribosyltransferase yields the protein MSALSETWQVTPKQVNLDLDGDTLREECGVFGIYGHPDAAAITALGLHALQHRGQEAAGIVSYDGSVFHSERKLGLVGDNFSDRATIERLEGLSAIGHTRYSTTGETVLRNVQPLFAELDGGGFAVAHNGNLTNGLTLRRNLIRDGAICQSTTDTEVIVHLVARSRKDRVIDRFVEAIQKLEGAYALVALTNKKLIGARDPLGIRPLVLGELDGRYILASETCALDIIGARFVRDIENGECVVISDEGIESFRFVPEQPARPDIFEYIYFARPDSVVNGRSVYEVRKGMGRELALESPADADVVIPVPDSGVPAALGYAQTCGLPYELGIIRNHYVGRTFIQPTQSVRELGVRMKHSANRSAIAGKRIVLVDDSLVRGTTSVKIVRMMREAGAKEVHFRISSPPITHPDFYGIDTPEKEKLLAATHDLEQMRQYIGADSLAFLSIEGVYRAMGEKGRNPAQPQFTDHCFTGDYPTPLTDLAVATPRRLAVLAEAD from the coding sequence ATGTCTGCTTTGTCTGAGACGTGGCAGGTCACTCCGAAGCAGGTGAACCTGGACCTCGACGGCGATACCCTGCGCGAAGAATGCGGCGTCTTCGGCATCTACGGGCACCCGGATGCCGCCGCCATCACGGCGCTCGGTCTCCATGCCTTGCAGCACCGTGGCCAGGAAGCCGCAGGCATCGTCTCCTATGACGGATCGGTCTTTCACTCGGAGCGCAAGCTCGGCCTCGTAGGCGACAATTTCTCCGACCGGGCGACCATCGAGCGCCTCGAAGGCCTCTCGGCCATCGGCCATACCCGCTACTCGACCACCGGCGAGACGGTCCTGCGCAACGTGCAGCCCCTTTTCGCGGAGCTCGACGGCGGCGGATTCGCCGTCGCCCATAACGGGAACCTGACCAACGGCCTGACGCTTCGCCGCAACCTCATCCGCGACGGCGCCATCTGCCAATCCACAACGGACACGGAGGTGATCGTCCACCTCGTCGCCCGCAGCCGCAAGGACCGGGTCATCGACCGCTTCGTCGAGGCCATCCAGAAGCTCGAGGGCGCCTATGCCCTGGTGGCGCTCACCAACAAGAAGCTGATCGGCGCCCGCGACCCGCTGGGCATCCGCCCGCTGGTGCTGGGCGAGCTCGACGGCCGCTACATCCTTGCCTCCGAGACCTGCGCCCTCGACATCATCGGCGCCCGTTTCGTCCGCGACATCGAGAACGGCGAATGCGTGGTGATCTCGGACGAGGGCATCGAATCCTTCCGGTTCGTCCCGGAGCAGCCTGCCCGCCCGGACATCTTCGAATACATCTATTTCGCCCGTCCCGATTCCGTCGTGAACGGCCGCAGCGTCTATGAGGTCCGCAAGGGCATGGGCCGCGAGCTCGCCCTGGAATCGCCGGCCGACGCCGACGTGGTGATCCCGGTGCCGGATTCCGGCGTTCCGGCCGCCCTCGGTTATGCCCAGACCTGCGGCCTGCCTTACGAGCTCGGCATCATCCGCAACCATTATGTGGGCCGCACCTTCATCCAGCCGACCCAGTCGGTGCGCGAGCTCGGCGTGCGCATGAAGCACTCCGCCAACCGTTCGGCGATTGCCGGCAAGCGCATCGTGCTGGTGGACGACAGCCTCGTGCGCGGCACCACCTCGGTGAAGATCGTACGCATGATGCGCGAGGCCGGCGCGAAGGAAGTGCATTTCCGCATCTCCAGCCCGCCGATCACCCATCCCGACTTCTACGGCATCGACACGCCGGAGAAGGAGAAGCTCCTCGCCGCCACCCACGACCTGGAGCAGATGCGCCAGTATATCGGGGCGGATTCGCTCGCCTTCCTGTCCATCGAGGGCGTCTATCGCGCCATGGGCGAGAAGGGCCGCAACCCGGCGCAGCCGCAATTCACCGACCATTGCTTCACGGGCGATTACCCGACGCCGCTGACGGACCTCGCCGTCGCCACCCCGCGCCGTCTCGCCGTTCTCGCCGAAGCCGACTGA
- a CDS encoding CvpA family protein, whose protein sequence is MPVSVLDLVVIGIVLISALLAAVRGFTREVLAIVAWVVAAAAAWYLHPTALPIAHQYISSNTVALVAAIGGIFVVTLIIVSIITVQISDLILDSRIGALDRTLGLFFGAARGFLICVIGWAFLGWLLQGKEPEWAASSRTRPAMENTRDNIIAMLPENAEALLQRLRNKEAPSEAEPAEPDPQRPAAPAAPAAPQPPQRRS, encoded by the coding sequence ATGCCCGTTTCCGTTCTGGACCTCGTCGTCATCGGTATTGTCCTGATCTCGGCTCTTCTCGCTGCCGTGCGCGGCTTCACCCGCGAGGTGCTCGCCATCGTGGCCTGGGTCGTCGCGGCCGCCGCGGCCTGGTACCTGCATCCGACCGCCCTGCCGATTGCGCATCAGTATATCAGCAGCAACACGGTGGCGCTCGTCGCGGCCATCGGCGGCATCTTCGTGGTGACGCTGATCATCGTGTCGATCATCACGGTCCAGATCTCCGACCTCATCCTCGATTCCCGCATCGGCGCCCTTGATCGGACGCTCGGGCTTTTCTTCGGCGCGGCCCGCGGCTTCCTGATCTGCGTGATCGGCTGGGCCTTCCTCGGCTGGCTGCTCCAGGGCAAGGAGCCCGAATGGGCGGCCTCCTCGCGCACCCGGCCGGCCATGGAGAACACCCGCGACAACATCATCGCCATGCTGCCCGAGAATGCCGAGGCCCTGCTCCAGCGCCTGCGCAACAAGGAAGCGCCGTCGGAGGCCGAGCCGGCCGAGCCCGACCCGCAGCGCCCGGCCGCCCCGGCGGCTCCCGCGGCACCCCAGCCGCCTCAGCGCCGGAGCTGA
- a CDS encoding cadherin domain-containing protein encodes MPTTITLSALNVAENPENGTIIGRLGVDGGAQNEAFTFTLASSLSDRFEIKDVTENNRTYSVLVVKTGRGLFDFENVDLNHFDISISATSTAASGGTVVADKSFQISVTNVNEAPTDLTLGGIVAPTVAENAAAGAEVGPLMALDPDANETFTFSLTDNAGGRFTIGDNNKLVVAAGAKFDYETASSVQVKVKVTDSGGLSFEKTLSIGVTDVSEIGGSARNEKLRGTESAEIINGGAGNDWIWGNGGDDTINGGSGKDILFGGNGADTFVFDTPFKKGHFDQIRDFKSGEDKILFDLDALKSFKVKASQKDLFGLSKKGHPDKKSSVGLDKIFKEGKLEKKFFTVGTTSKDGNDYVVYNKKNGTVYLDVDGSGGAKPIEILKLKPGTAVSFNDFLFI; translated from the coding sequence ATGCCCACAACGATTACCCTCTCGGCCCTGAACGTGGCCGAAAACCCGGAAAACGGCACCATCATCGGCAGACTGGGCGTCGATGGCGGCGCACAGAATGAGGCCTTCACCTTCACCCTGGCGAGCAGCCTCAGCGACCGGTTCGAGATCAAAGATGTGACGGAGAATAACCGGACCTATTCCGTTCTCGTCGTGAAGACCGGCAGAGGCCTTTTCGATTTCGAAAATGTCGATCTGAATCACTTCGATATCTCGATCTCCGCAACGAGCACGGCGGCCAGCGGTGGGACGGTGGTTGCCGACAAGTCGTTCCAGATCAGCGTCACAAACGTCAACGAAGCCCCGACCGACCTCACTCTCGGAGGCATCGTTGCACCGACGGTCGCCGAGAATGCCGCAGCTGGCGCTGAAGTCGGCCCCCTTATGGCTCTTGATCCCGATGCGAACGAGACGTTCACGTTCAGCCTGACGGATAATGCCGGCGGGCGCTTCACGATCGGCGACAACAACAAGCTCGTCGTCGCAGCCGGCGCAAAGTTCGACTACGAGACAGCCTCTTCGGTTCAGGTCAAAGTCAAGGTGACCGATTCCGGCGGCCTGAGCTTCGAGAAGACGCTTTCGATCGGCGTGACGGACGTGAGCGAGATCGGCGGTTCGGCACGCAACGAAAAGCTCCGCGGAACCGAGAGCGCCGAGATCATCAATGGCGGCGCAGGCAACGACTGGATCTGGGGCAACGGCGGCGACGACACCATCAACGGTGGCAGCGGCAAGGACATCCTCTTCGGCGGCAATGGCGCTGACACCTTCGTGTTCGATACCCCCTTCAAGAAGGGCCATTTCGATCAGATCAGGGACTTCAAGTCCGGAGAGGACAAGATCCTCTTCGACCTCGATGCGCTGAAATCCTTCAAGGTCAAAGCCTCCCAGAAGGATCTTTTTGGCCTCTCCAAGAAGGGCCATCCGGACAAGAAGTCCTCGGTCGGACTCGACAAGATCTTCAAGGAAGGCAAGCTCGAGAAGAAGTTCTTCACCGTCGGGACCACGTCCAAGGATGGGAACGACTACGTCGTCTACAACAAGAAGAACGGCACCGTTTATCTTGATGTCGACGGCTCCGGCGGCGCGAAGCCGATTGAGATTCTGAAGCTGAAGCCTGGAACGGCCGTCTCATTCAACGACTTCCTGTTCATCTGA
- the radA gene encoding DNA repair protein RadA, producing MAKRHPSFVCQECGAVYNRWKGKCEACGGWNTIAEEAGSASPMAGPVATRPSRAKGRIFPLEGLSGETKEAPRTPSGIAELDRVTGGGFVHGSIILLGGDPGIGKSTLLMQASAALANRGERVAYISGEEAVAQVRLRAERLGLGQAPVELASETNVEDIIATLSQGRPPALAIIDSIQTMWTETVESAPGTVTQVRGSAQALIRFAKTTGTAVILVGHVTKDGQIAGPRVVEHMVDAVVSFEGDTGHHFRILRAVKNRFGPTDEIGVFEMSDQGLREVSNPSELFLAGRDMATPGTAVFAGMEGTRPLLVEIQALVAPTSLGTPRRAVVGWDQSRLSMVLAVLEAHGGLKLGMHDVYLNVAGGLRITEPAADLAAAAALVSSLSGKPLPPDTVYFGEMGLSGAIRPVAQEQARLKEAAKLGFSGAVAPAPRGDKGKKERLPLPASAIQHITDLVAGIAAPRRRAS from the coding sequence ATGGCCAAGCGTCACCCCTCCTTCGTCTGCCAGGAATGCGGTGCGGTCTACAACCGCTGGAAAGGCAAGTGCGAGGCCTGCGGCGGCTGGAACACCATCGCCGAAGAGGCCGGTTCCGCGAGTCCCATGGCGGGCCCCGTCGCCACCCGCCCGTCCCGCGCCAAGGGGCGGATCTTTCCGCTCGAAGGGCTCTCCGGCGAGACCAAGGAAGCCCCGCGCACGCCCTCCGGCATCGCCGAACTCGACCGGGTCACCGGCGGCGGCTTCGTGCACGGCTCGATCATCCTGCTCGGCGGCGATCCCGGCATCGGCAAATCCACCCTTCTCATGCAAGCCTCCGCGGCCCTGGCCAACCGGGGCGAGCGCGTCGCCTACATCTCGGGCGAAGAGGCGGTGGCCCAGGTGCGCCTGCGGGCCGAGCGCCTCGGCCTCGGCCAGGCCCCCGTGGAACTCGCGTCCGAGACCAATGTCGAGGACATCATCGCCACCCTGAGCCAGGGCCGCCCCCCGGCTCTCGCGATCATCGACTCGATCCAGACCATGTGGACCGAGACGGTGGAATCGGCCCCCGGCACGGTCACCCAGGTGCGCGGCTCGGCCCAGGCCCTGATCCGCTTCGCCAAGACGACCGGCACCGCCGTGATCCTCGTCGGACACGTGACGAAGGACGGGCAGATCGCCGGACCCCGCGTCGTCGAGCACATGGTCGATGCGGTGGTCTCCTTCGAGGGCGATACGGGCCACCACTTCCGGATCCTGCGCGCGGTCAAGAACCGCTTCGGTCCGACCGACGAGATCGGCGTGTTCGAGATGTCGGACCAGGGCCTGCGCGAGGTCTCCAACCCATCCGAACTTTTTCTCGCTGGACGCGACATGGCCACGCCCGGAACGGCGGTCTTCGCCGGGATGGAGGGCACGCGCCCGCTCCTCGTCGAGATCCAGGCCCTCGTGGCACCGACATCCCTCGGCACACCGCGCCGGGCCGTGGTCGGTTGGGACCAGAGCCGTCTGTCCATGGTGCTGGCGGTGCTGGAGGCTCATGGCGGGCTGAAGCTCGGCATGCACGACGTCTATCTCAACGTCGCCGGGGGCCTGCGCATCACGGAGCCCGCAGCCGACCTCGCCGCCGCCGCGGCCCTGGTGTCCTCGCTGTCCGGCAAGCCCCTGCCGCCGGATACGGTCTATTTCGGCGAAATGGGCCTTTCCGGCGCCATCCGTCCCGTGGCCCAGGAGCAGGCGCGGCTGAAGGAGGCGGCGAAGCTCGGGTTTTCAGGAGCGGTCGCTCCGGCGCCGCGCGGCGACAAGGGCAAGAAGGAACGCCTCCCGCTCCCCGCCTCGGCCATCCAGCATATCACGGACCTCGTGGCCGGGATTGCCGCGCCGCGCAGGAGGGCCTCATAA